The following are from one region of the Etheostoma spectabile isolate EspeVRDwgs_2016 chromosome 15, UIUC_Espe_1.0, whole genome shotgun sequence genome:
- the zfand2a gene encoding AN1-type zinc finger protein 2A isoform X1 encodes MEFPDLGEHCSEKSCKRLDFLPMKCDACQEIFCKDHITYATHKCMSSYKKDIQVPVCPLCNIPIPIKRGEMPDIKVGEHIDRDCKSDPAQRKRKIFTNKCSKGGCKQKEMMRVTCDQCHLNYCLKHRHPLDHDCKTDGNLLSKSGNAAIMRAQGASSSSASTSSSSGRSRSVSNGVRANRSHSTGTTQRIPTSISAQNVIPPSASFQAGMTEEQALQRALEMSLAESRPAVQPALTPQEQEDLALAQALAASEEEYRRQQQRQQGRESKQSSCSLS; translated from the exons ATGGAGTTTCCAGATTTAGGAGAGCACTGCTCTGAGAAGTCCTGCAAACGTTTAG ATTTTCTTCCTATGAAATGTGACGCCTGTCAAGAGATTTTCTGCAAGGACCACATAACCTATGCAACTCACAAATGCATGTCGTCCTACAAAAAG gaCATCCAGGTCCCAGTGTGTCCTCTGTGCAATATCCCCATTCCCATCAAGAGAGGTGAGATGCCTGACATTAAAGTCGGTGAACACATTGATCGGGATTGCAAATCGGACCCTgcgcagagaaagagaaag ATTTTCACAAATAAATGTTCTAAAGGAGGCTGTAAGCAGAAGGAGATGATGCGAGTGACCTGTGACCAGTGTCATTTAAATTACTGTCTTAAACACCGGCACCCACTAGACCATGACTGTAAGACTGATGGGAATCTTCTTTCCAAATCCGG aAATGCTGCTATAATGAGGGCCCAAGGTGCTTCCTCTTCCTCCGCTTCTACTTCATCCAGTTCAGGACGCTCTAGATCGGTTTCTAATGGTGTGAGGGCAAACAGAAGCCACAGCACTGG CACTACCCAGCGGATCCCTACTTCCATTTCAGCACAGAACGTAATCCCACCATCAGCATCATTTCAGGCTGGAATG ACGGAGGAGCAGGCTTTACAAAGGGCTCTGGAGATGTCTCTGGCTGAATCAAGGCCGGCTGTCCAACCGGCCCTTAC CCCTCAGGAGCAGGAGGATCTGGCTCTCGCTCAGGCTCTCGCTGCCAGTGAAGAAGAATACAGACGTCAGCAGCAGAGACAACAG GGGAGGGAGTCCAAACAGTCCAGCTGCAGCCTCTCTTAA
- the zfand2a gene encoding AN1-type zinc finger protein 2A isoform X2: MEFPDLGEHCSEKSCKRLDFLPMKCDACQEIFCKDHITYATHKCMSSYKKDIQVPVCPLCNIPIPIKRGEMPDIKVGEHIDRDCKSDPAQRKRKIFTNKCSKGGCKQKEMMRVTCDQCHLNYCLKHRHPLDHDCKTDGNLLSKSGNAAIMRAQGASSSSASTSSSSGRSRSVSNGVRANRSHSTGTTQRIPTSISAQNVIPPSASFQAGMTEEQALQRALEMSLAESRPAVQPALTPQEQEDLALAQALAASEEEYRRQQQRQQVPGKLSRQ, translated from the exons ATGGAGTTTCCAGATTTAGGAGAGCACTGCTCTGAGAAGTCCTGCAAACGTTTAG ATTTTCTTCCTATGAAATGTGACGCCTGTCAAGAGATTTTCTGCAAGGACCACATAACCTATGCAACTCACAAATGCATGTCGTCCTACAAAAAG gaCATCCAGGTCCCAGTGTGTCCTCTGTGCAATATCCCCATTCCCATCAAGAGAGGTGAGATGCCTGACATTAAAGTCGGTGAACACATTGATCGGGATTGCAAATCGGACCCTgcgcagagaaagagaaag ATTTTCACAAATAAATGTTCTAAAGGAGGCTGTAAGCAGAAGGAGATGATGCGAGTGACCTGTGACCAGTGTCATTTAAATTACTGTCTTAAACACCGGCACCCACTAGACCATGACTGTAAGACTGATGGGAATCTTCTTTCCAAATCCGG aAATGCTGCTATAATGAGGGCCCAAGGTGCTTCCTCTTCCTCCGCTTCTACTTCATCCAGTTCAGGACGCTCTAGATCGGTTTCTAATGGTGTGAGGGCAAACAGAAGCCACAGCACTGG CACTACCCAGCGGATCCCTACTTCCATTTCAGCACAGAACGTAATCCCACCATCAGCATCATTTCAGGCTGGAATG ACGGAGGAGCAGGCTTTACAAAGGGCTCTGGAGATGTCTCTGGCTGAATCAAGGCCGGCTGTCCAACCGGCCCTTAC CCCTCAGGAGCAGGAGGATCTGGCTCTCGCTCAGGCTCTCGCTGCCAGTGAAGAAGAATACAGACGTCAGCAGCAGAGACAACAGGTACCTGGAAAACTTAGCCGTCAGTAG